One part of the Salvelinus fontinalis isolate EN_2023a chromosome 4, ASM2944872v1, whole genome shotgun sequence genome encodes these proteins:
- the pmaip1 gene encoding phorbol-12-myristate-13-acetate-induced protein 1: MKLESRKSSLKRTESKKETVPNKDQKAIVECAQQLRKIGDLFNLKYILADMLAKISTDPKIK, from the exons ATGAAGCTCGAATCGAGAAAGTCCTCACTGAAAAGGACTGAGAGCAAGAAAGAGACCGTACCAAACAAAG ATCAGAAAGCCATCGTGGAATGTGCGCAACAGCTGCGTAAAATCGGAGACCTTTTCAACCTGAAATACATCCTGGCGGATATGCTTGCTAAAATCTCAACGGATCCGAAAATCAAGTGA